The Lonchura striata isolate bLonStr1 chromosome 6, bLonStr1.mat, whole genome shotgun sequence nucleotide sequence CAGGGCTGCCCTGGGCCTTGGCATGGACAGAGGGAGGGTCCCCCTTCTCTGCTCGGCCTgaccctcctgccccagcctcaCTCGGTTCCATTCATGTGTCTCCCGTGAGCTCCGCTCTCCACACAGATCCTGGTTCTGATCCTCGGATCCACAGCACTGATTTTCCTGGATTTTAGCCAGGGCTTCCCCAGTGGAAGGGATAGGGATACGGAGAAGGAGTGTCTTGGGCTCTCCCCCACCACCGTTAGTGTTTTCAGccctccaagggctcctttgtctcccttttccccaccaATATCCCTCTTTAGCTGAAGTTGCTGACATGGACCATCCTTGACACACTGCAATGggtttcttgttttattttccgGGTCCTCAGTCCTGCGTGGGACTCGGTAagtgggtgctgcagaggctccggcAAGGCATCAAGAACGCCGGCCCCGCACCCAAGGGTGGCACGAGATCTCGTCCAGCTCCGGCCTGTCCGCAGGGTGCTTGGCCAAACACCATCggatcaggtgctggagctctggggagagaagcCAGAAAGCGCCGGTCAGCGGCAGAGTCTCCTGGCCAGCTGCCCCCGTCGGCACGGGCCCCTCCTGCGGCCGGCCCTGGAGGGCAGAGCCACGTCCCGCCGAGCTGGTGAGGGCCGCGCTGGGCTGAGCGCCGCCAGCTGCCAAAGCCCGGCGTCTTGAGGCCAGAcacccacctggagagagctgctgcccgAAGGAGAGCTTGCCCAGCACGATGGCATGGTCGtcctggaaggggaggctccCGCAGACCATGACGTACAGCAGCACGCCCAGGGACCAGACGGTGGCCGCGTGGCCGTGGTAGCAGCCGAGCCAGATCCACTCGGGCGGGCTGTACGCGTGGGTTCCTAGGGGAGACgggcggcgctggccgggcgcaggctgctgccttccagagcctggTGCCAGCCTCCTGGCCGAGGCAGGGCCCACACCCACGGCCACAGCTTCCCCCCGAGGCCACCCCGCATCCCCCGgccagctggccaaaggcacGAAACCATTCCGCGAGGCCAAGAAggcaccgggagcagggcccaggccatgGCTCACCGGCAAAGCCCGTGAAGGCCCGCTCCTGGAGGAAGGCGCCGCAGCCGAAGTCGATCAGCTTCAGGTCGCCGCTCTCCGGGTCCACCAGCAGGTTCTCCGGCTTGATGTCCCGGTGCAGGACGCCGCAGGCGGTGcagtgccgcacggcctccagcacctggcagaaaagccagcgcGCCTGCACCTCGCagaggcagccctgctcctgcaggaactcCAGGAGATCCTGCGATGCCTCCGGgcgctccagcaccagcacgaAGCTGTCGGGCAGCTCAAACCAGTCCAGGAGCTGGATGATGTtgtggcagccagagcccacctTCTCCATCAGCACCACCTCCAAGGGCACGCGGGTGCCGTCGGGCTGTCAGCGGGAGACAATCGGTGCCTCGGGCaggcctgcagctgctgctgctgctgctgctgctgctgcagccctggggctgcgctgcgccctgcccgggatgccccagtgcccctggcgCAGCCTCCCTGCCGCCTGCGCTGCCTCccgcccgggggatgctcgggggcccctgcccggccccggcaccgcTGTTGGCCGTGCccgggcccgcggggctgcggctccgcacgccgagcccgccccgggattctccctgcccgccacgccccgctctgtcccgctggccccgctcgcTCACCAGCTCGTCCCACTGCAGGACGCTCTCCCGGTCCACgcgtttgatggccacctgcgagccacggagagaggagggctgagctccagccctgccgctccccgccgctgcccctcctgccccgcccggccgcggcggccACTCACCGGGCTCCCGTCCGAGAGGCGGATGCCCGAGTAGACGGTGCcgaagccgccgctgcccagctgcgGGCCCAGCAGGTACCGCTCCTgccgctgcctcctctgccctgcGGCCGAGAGAAGCCGTCAGCCTGGCGCCCAGAACGCCCCGCAAGTGCCCGCGAGTgaagcgggccgggcccccgcggccgccgcgctctcacctgcttcctgctgcgcgccgggcagcggccacggccctgcagccgccgggctggcgagcggcggagccgggccggggcagcgcgcacaggcggctgcggcagccccggggcagcggggcagggcggcaccGTCGCTGTCCCCGGCGGCGTGGGCTGGGCTCCGCTCCTGCCgacggccggggctgcagcccgagccTTGGCCCAGGGGAGTCCCAGGAGCGGCTGCAAGGCAGACGGGGCTTTTTCACGCCTTGCCATCGCAGGCGCTGCAAAGAGCCAGCGACTAGGCTGCTCTCGGGGGCCCTGGCCTGGCCGGGCCgcgcccctccagagccccgCGGGAGATCTCACCTGCTGCTAGGAAGCCCTTTTCGGCACTCGAGGGCTGTCTtggggcagctccctgcaggtgGAGGAACCTCCTTGGTGTCTGGAGGCTCCTCTCCACCACCAGGCTCGGGCTGTTGCTGGCTGGCACAATCAGCACAGCGTCCTGGTCGTCCTGGCCGCTGTGGGATGACCACTGGTGGCTCCAGGATgtttgctgccctgccagctgctcctgagaaGGCTCCCCTGCATCGGGCTGGGCTCCCATTTGGACTTGTGGGCTCTCCCCTGCCACGTCAATGGTCAGGATTGAGCCCGTGTTGCTGATGTCCACAagtccaagggagctgggagacctgtccacgggctctgcaccttgtgcaggctgatgggtctcactgagcctctgcgagggatggaggctgtcagagagagcagaggctcctggcagggtgcAGGGTCTCTGACAGCCAGAGGCTCCTGCAAGGATGGTGGTGTCTCccccctgctgtgccatccttgcaggcctcgaggctctcccagggatggagaatgtttctgggagcagcctctggaaGGGATGGAGGCCTCTGGAGGAGCTGTCCgaggcacagcagggcaggtggcctcgcttcagcagctcctgcagttcTGCCCACAAGACCTGCCACATCCCCGAGTAGAAGGGCGCACGTGTCCCGctgccatcccagagctgcagcatcagttcccgcagctcccgggcctctgccaggcaggggccgcagccacaggggctgcccagggggctggcGGGAGCATGCGGCCGCTTGCCAGGAGCGGCCCGaggcctggggagcctgggagccgcaggggctcctcgcttcctccgtgagcctctgggcctggccCCGCGGCGCTTGCTCCTCTTGGCTGTCCGTGTCCGCCGGCTCCGTGGCTGCCGGTGGCCAAAGGCCCACCAGACAGCcacggcggccagcagcaggacaagcgCAGTCATCAGCACGTCACCGGCACCCATGGCTCCAGCACGTCCCGTCGcgactgcactggcagctgcaggcGCTGGCCCCTTTTATCCAGCGACAGCGCGGTGATGTCGCAGCGATGTCACAATGCTGCGGCCAGCAAagccctgggacatcacagccctgcctcacgccagcgctctgcccctttgtgccctcacagccctgcctcggccccgccctccGCAAGGCCCCAGCAGGGATCAGGGGGCTCCCTATGGGCActtgccagctctctggagcaCAGTGGGTGGAAGATTCTTCTTTAAGTGGCACACAGGGATGAAGTGGGGAATGTTGATGGTCtcacctccttgctggcagagcatggGACATGGGTCATCCAATGGGacactgcaaagtccttgaggaGGGCAAGCCCCGCTCAGCAACATCCAAGCCATCACTGTGCTATCTACCACATTCCTGTCctgaatccaaacccagctctttgccgctcgctgggaagaaaatggatcctATCCCATTGAAAACCAGTACCTCAGCCCATtcttcacccagcacacccTGTCTCTGTTTGTCTCACACCTGGACACCTGCTCCAGATGTTTTCTGCGAGGGACGGAATCAAAACTCCAAATCCTCAAATAGAACCTGCATTGCCTTCCCATCATCCAGGAGACGGGTGACCTGCTGGTAGTGGCACAGTCAATCAGACAGGAATGTCCCTGACTGCAGACTCGTGACTGACACCATGGGAGGTTTCAAGCGCCAGCATTTTATTATTCCCCAGTACAAACTTCTATACCCTTTTCCCTCACATGCATAATAACTGAGTGGCCTTTTACTCTTTTGTGGTTGGCCAATAAACATCAGCATTCCGTGCTTCTGTTCCTTCAGTGCTGTTCACCTGTCTTATACAGCTGCACCCCATTAGGGATGAGGCTGGGCCGCAGTCCCATTCCCTGCCTCCCATAATCTGTTCTCCTACATTTCCCTCCGTTATCTCACGCTGCCCTGTCCAGATGCTGGCCCTGTCCTTCCATCACTTCCCAGTAGTGCCAATGATGGCCTTTCCTGCTATCAAGATCAGATTATCAGGGCTGGAGTTTCCTGGAGAGTCCAAGCCCTTCCTGTCAGGTCAGATACAGCcggagaacacagagccagcaTGGACCTCCTTGTCATTCAGGATCTTGGGCAGAGGATTTAGGGGCTTCCTGTTGGGACATATTGGGATGAATCCCATCCAACGCTACAGCATCATAGATATTGTTCTGGTCCAAGTTGTCCCAGGCAATTCCACATGAAAGATCACTGTAACACCACTGTCCTTCTCCTGTTGGACAGCCTTCGGCACCCAGAGAAGCCAGTGGCActtggcagagccaggctctgtGGGACAAGGACACTGGGAACAGCTAAAAGCAGAGAGGATGCTCAGAGAGCTGAATTCCCACAGGATTCTGCTGAAACCAGGGTCCTCAtaagacaggaaagctggacaggacagaacgcACGTCGAACCAATATGGTTAATCCAACGTTCCGCCTTTATTAgcgagaagatggcagtttatatacactgcTATagagtttacagtttacaaaggcactctcattggcaagtgaacattgtttgtctttgtcttaagtTCGCCTAAACCTCACACTGTAAAGCTATACTGCTTCACACCCAGGCAGCCCAGTGCTTCCCATCACGCCTTaatataatttctaactgcaccacaaACTCTAAATTTCTAACTTCGTCTCAGGCTTAGAGggcctcacaaggcccaaatctgaggcctAGACTGGAGTGGCTCAATCttattccaaacataaatcatgccctctctctctcagaaatgctgcaacaccCTACTACTATTGGTAAATATGGAGATAGGTCTAACATGCatgaatttctgtttctgcctaCTTGTGATTGCAATTTACTGGGCAGGCATTTGATGGCTAAAATGGGAATGTCAGTCATCACTGTGAAAGCTGATAAAGAAGCTACCACCATTGCAACTTAGTGTCAAATGTCTGAGAAGGCCTACTTACTGAGAGGTAaacccagaggtgtgggcagacccacagaaatgtggaaaattagatctggaacctccccaaatcACTTTGGAGCCaccaggacaagtggtgtctaaaaAGCAATGCCCTGTTTcaagggagagaaggaaaggggTTCCAGCCTGTGTACTGAGCTCCTGTTCAAGGCAGGTCTTTTGGAGCCACGGATGTCTCCCTGGAACACTGCTATCCATGCCAGGTAAGGCagaattttaaagaattctGAAGAATTCTAAAGTGTTAAAAAGCAGATGAACCGATCCCTAGTCCTTccagacagggaaaaaaaagttgaattttATGTGGATGTTGAACAGGAGCACGCCAAAGGAGTTCTAGTGCAAGAACACCGCAGGGCTGTACTTGAAGACCGATGGCCCATCTTTATAAAATGTTAAACCCCTCGGCGAGGGGTGGCCCCAGTGTTTGCAaaattgtgcagccacagcttgaCTTGTAATAcgattagaaaaaaataaagccacgGCTTTAATCGTAACTGAAGACTGCAAGAGACTCTCATGTCTTGAAGGTTCGCAACAAATTATGTTTTTGTTAACCAAAAGAGCATCTGCTGGCATGGGAGATTTAGATCTATGAAGGAAAGAAGGCCTTAACCCCATCTCATGTTTAACTGCTCCTGGGGAAGGAGACCTGAAGGACATTCATGATTGGATTCAGATAGTAGATCTCTAGATGCCAAGGAGGTATTCAAAGATCCGCCTTGGAGTTAATCTTTGGGATTTTCATTTTTCCGGAGCAGTAAATTAGGATGTCGCTGGAGGTTTCTGCTGGTGGTCCCAACAGGGCAGCCATTTGGTGCAGCCCATGAAGCTGGCATCACAGTCCATGTGGGGGTGTAGGACAGATCCTTGTGTTCTGCTTCTTCCCCTCTCCcactccccagtgccaccagctgccCCGGGCAATGAGGGGGGTTCCGGGCTGAGCGAGGGCAGTGTGAAGGTGCAGCAGCTCAAGGATCCACTCCCTGCGCACTTCCCAGGACAGGGCTGCCCTGGGCCTTGGCATGGACAGAGGGAGGGTCCCCCTTCTCTGCTCGGCCTgaccctcctgccccagcctcaCTCGGTTCCATTCATGTGCCTCCCGTGAGCTCCGCTCTCCACACAGATCCTGGTTCTGATCCTCGGATCCACAGCACTGATTTTCCTGGATTTTAGCCAGGGCTTCCCCAGTGGAAGGGATAGGGATACGGAGAAGGAGTGTCTTGGGCTCTCCCCCACCACCGTTAGCGTTTTCAGccctccaagggctcctttgtctcccttttccccacctATTCCCTCTTTAGCTGAAGTTGCTGACATGGACCATCCTTGACACACTGCAATGggtttcttgttttattttccgGGTCCTCAGTCCTGCGTGGGACTCGGTAagtgggtgctgcagaggctccggcAAGGCATCAAGAACGCCGGCCCCGCACCCAAGGGTGGCACGAGATCTCGTCCAGCTCCGGCCTGTCCGCAGGGTGCTTGGCCAAACACCATCggatcaggtgctggagctctggggagagaagcCTCACATAAATACCACCCTTCCCCTTGTGGGGAGTGTACGGTGTAGGTTAGGGAGGGGGCCAAGGGACATGTCAGGGGCTTGGGGTGACACACAGACATTGTGGGCTGAGGGGCAAGGAGGGGGGACTTGACAGGTGGAGAGTTGACACTGAGGGTTAGGGGTACaaaggacaggacacagggtACCAGGAAGGCTTAGGGTACAGCAGCAGCCCTCACCCCAGCCCTAAGCTCACCCCAAACAGCACCCCTAGAACACCAGTTTTCCccaacagcagctgcaggcagagacCCTAATGCTGGGACAGCCCCAGAACCCTCCCAGtagctgcaggcagtgaccctaAATAAAAGGTAGGGTTGATGTTTCTTGACTAGAGAAGGACTGGTAGAGGCTGGGGATTCAGCacttttttagggtttttttttagtgtttttaaattatatttgagGGGTTTCCTGACAGGAGTTTTTTAGGAACTTTCTGGGAATGTTTAGGGTACTTTTATGGCTTTTCTAGGGCttttagaagatttttttaaggtatttttagGGCTTTCTTAGTACTAATTAtaatttctggggtttttttggggttgttctTGGGGCTTTTTAGgactatttaaaattttttaggGCTTTTTCAGCCTATTTGGGGTATGTGGAAGACTCTTAGGACTAGggtatttttagaatttttcagggtaattttatggtttttttagGGTCTTATCAGTGTCTTTTaaggattttggggctatttttagAGCTCTTTTAGGGATATTTAGAGATTTTTCAAAGTTCtatggggatttttaggggtgttttaggggttttttaaagtagggtatttttattttattttaagggtattttggggctatttttatgtttttgtggggtttttaggaCATTTGTAaaatgaggggtttttttttgggaatttgtatgggtttttagggtcttttcatggcagagaggctgaggggcagcttcAGGGGCACTGTGGGGGCTTGAGGGTGACAGaagctgggagctgagggaggaacaggggaggggacagtgggtggcacagagagatgctgaggggggcaggggcagctggagggtgacacagagaagctgggggctgaggggcagaggagagggattaagggtggcacacaggagctgaggggcagctgagagggggcttgaggggcaaaggggggctcgagggtgacagccagagcctgagggctggggggcagagggaggggtcaggggtgaagggagagggtctgagggctggacagtccagCGGGGATCAGGGCTACAGGGTACAGCTTCggaggcaagttagggtacaggtgCAGCACCCCTCACCCCACTGCTAacctcaccctaagcagccttttcccttttcaccccCGACAACAGCAGCACcgcacagcaagcctgacagcgagaccacTCCGGAAGCCTCCCGCTGGGGCAGGGCAATGACCCTCGCACCAGGACAATGCCAGAATCCTCAGAAGGCAACAGGACCCGCTGCAAAAAGATAGGGATGGCATCTGTGGACCAGAGAGCAAAaggaaggggtttggaggctgaccaggcttccttgagtgtttttttttttttttttttttttgtttttttttttttttttggactaTTAGGAATATTTAAAGGATTTTTGAAGGCTTTTTAGGACTTTTCTAGTGTCTTTTAGAGTATTGTTACAACTTCCTAAAGGCTATTTTATAATTCCTTGGTGCATTTTTAGGGTCAGGATGCGGGTCACACaggatgcccactgaaaatgcagagtaTTACTGGAATGCAGTGGAATATTTTTGGaaggtgacagtggagggcCAGTGGGTAAGGTCCCATGCTGCTGGTCTGAAGCTTGTGATTTCTGAGCCAAGCAAAGTGGTTGTGGTTAGGGCCACATACAGACAGCTTTCTGGAGGAGATATATAACAGAAAAAATCAAGCCCCAAGCTTTGTACTGTCAGTTTGCAAGAGGCATTTGGCACAAAAAAAAACTCAGAGTACTTGGGGGTGGCAGAGTTTTGGGAGAAATCCTGTGCCATTTGGACATTGAGGAGGCAAAAGGCCACTCGGAGCCTGCCACCCCAGGGGGATTGCAGGGCCCTGGCCATGAATGAGGGATATTACCttgtgaaagcaaattcagca carries:
- the LOC144246535 gene encoding serine/threonine-protein kinase pim-1-like; the encoded protein is MGAGDVLMTALVLLLAAVAVCNTGSILTIDVAGESPQVQMGAQPDAGEPSQEQLAGQQTSWSHQWSSHSGQDDQDAVLIVPASNSPSLVVERSLQTPRRFLHLQGAAPRQPSSAEKGFLAAGQRRQRQERYLLGPQLGSGGFGTVYSGIRLSDGSPVAIKRVDRESVLQWDELPDGTRVPLEVVLMEKVGSGCHNIIQLLDWFELPDSFVLVLERPEASQDLLEFLQEQGCLCEVQARWLFCQVLEAVRHCTACGVLHRDIKPENLLVDPESGDLKLIDFGCGAFLQERAFTGFAGEPWPGPCSRCLLGLAEWRLAPGSGRQQPAPGQRRPSPLGTHAYSPPEWIWLGCYHGHAATVWSLGVLLYVMVCGSLPFQDDHAIVLGKLSFGQQLSPGGCLASRRRALAAGGAQPSAALTSSAGRGSALQGRPQEGPVPTGAAGQETLPLTGAFWLLSPELQHLIRWCLAKHPADRPELDEISCHPWVRGRRS